Proteins found in one Balaenoptera musculus isolate JJ_BM4_2016_0621 chromosome 4, mBalMus1.pri.v3, whole genome shotgun sequence genomic segment:
- the CPN2 gene encoding LOW QUALITY PROTEIN: carboxypeptidase N subunit 2 (The sequence of the model RefSeq protein was modified relative to this genomic sequence to represent the inferred CDS: inserted 1 base in 1 codon), with product MLTTDHTRSPSAPEEEPGQLVPNREPLAIQEMLPRAWLRWACLLLLATPTQPCPKGCDCFTREVFCSDEELAAIPLDIPPHATDIIFVETSFTMVGARTFSGSPNLTKVVFLNTQVCHFGPDAFGGLPGLQDLEITGGAFSNLSTDIFSNLTSLGKFTLNFNMLEALPEGLFQHMDALESLQLQGNRLQTLPVRLFQPLRRLKTLNLAQNLLAQLPEELFAPLCSLQTLRLSNNALAGLPRGLFSHLGGLQELFLDGNSISELPSQAFAGLSRLEKLWLQRNTIGHLPRSIFSSLGKLTFLSLQGNALRTLPASLFAHSPGLVSLSLSHNQLETIPEGAFANLSSLGSLTLSHNALTHLPAGIFRGLEGLVKLYLGSNNLTALHPALFQNLSTLELLSLSRNLLTTLPQGIFDTNYNLFNLALHGNPWQCDCHLAYLFRWLHGYSDRLFNSQTYCAGPAYLKGQVVPALREEQLVCPVTQDHLGFQALGPEDREPGGGWXPAMKEKATWSRCTYSTPEGTVVLACDEARCRWLNVQLSPRQGLASPGLTFNASQEWDLKSSCGSVRVTVSIEALAGGALGAEQMGWSWADSLWAQPGKSR from the exons ATCCAGGAGATGCTACCCAGAGCCTGGCTACGCTGGGCCTGCCTTCTGCTCCTGGCCACGCCTACCCAGCCCTGCCCCAAGGGGTGTGACTGCTTCACCCGGGAGGTGTTTTGCTCCGATGAGGAGCTGGCCGCCATCCCGCTGGACATCCCGCCACACGCCACAGACATCATCTTCGTGGAGACCTCGTTCACCATGGTGGGAGCCAGGACCTTCAGTGGCAGCCCCAACCTGACCAAGGTGGTCTTCCTCAACACCCAGGTGTGCCACTTCGGGCCGGATGCCTTCGGGGGGCTGCCGGGGCTCCAGGACCTGGAGATCACTGGCGGTGCCTTCTCCAACCTCAGCACTGACATCTTCTCCAACCTGACCTCGCTGGGCAAGTTCACCCTCAACTTCAACATGCTGGAGGCTCTGCCCGAGGGCCTCTTCCAGCACATGGATGCCCTGGAGTCCCTCCAGCTGCAGGGCAATCGGCTCCAGACCCTGCCCGTGAGGCTCTTCCAGCCTCTGAGACGTCTGAAGACCCTCAACCTCGCTCAGAACCTCCTGGCCCAGCTGCCCGAGGAACTGTTCGCCCCCCTCTGCAGCCTGCAGACCCTGAGGCTGAGCAACAACGCACTGGCCGGCCTGCCCCGAGGGCTGTTCAGCCACCTGGGCGGCCTGCAGGAACTCTTCCTGGACGGCAACTCCATCTCCGAGCTGCCCTCGCAAGCATTCGCGGGGCTCTCCCGCCTGGAGAAGCTATGGCTGCAGCGCAACACCATCGGCCACCTGCCCCGGTCCATCTTCTCCTCCCTGGGCAAACTGACCTTCCTGAGCTTGCAGGGCAATGCGCTGCGGACGCTGCCCGCCAGCCTCTTCGCCCATTCCCCGGGCCTGGTCAGCCTGTCCCTGTCCCACAACCAGCTGGAGACCATCCCCGAGGGAGCCTTCGCCAACCTATCCAGCCTCGGGTCCCTCACGCTCTCGCACAACGCCCTCACCCATCTGCCGGCTGGCATCTTCAGGGGCCTCGAGGGGCTGGTCAAGCTCTATCTGGGCAGCAACAACCTGACGGCCCTGCACCCAGCCCTCTTCCAGAACCTGTCCACGCTTGAGCTGCTCAGCCTCTCCAGGAACCTCCTGACCACGCTGCCCCAGGGCATCTTTGACACCAATTACAACCTGTTCAACCTGGCTCTGCACGGCAACCCCTGGCAGTGCGACTGCCACCTGGCCTATCTCTTCAGGTGGCTGCACGGGTATAGCGACCGGCTCTTCAACAGCCAGACCTACTGCGCTGGCCCCGCCTACCTGAAGGGTCAGGTGGTGCCTGCCTTGAGGGAGGAGCAGCTGGTGTGCCCGGTCACCCAGGACCACCTGGGCTTCCAGGCCCTGGGGCCGGAGGACAGGGAGCCAGGGGGCGGCT ATCCGGCCATGAAGGAGAAGGCGACCTGGAGCCGGTGCACCTACAGCACCCCCGAGGGCACCGTGGTGCTGGCTTGTGATGAGGCCCGGTGTCGCTGGCTGAACGTCCAGCTGTCTCCCAGGCAGGGCTTGGCCTCCCCGGGACTGACGTTCAATGCCAGTCAGGAGTGGGACTTGAAGTCCAGCTGTGGCTCTGTGAGGGTCACTGTGTCGATCGAGGCTCTGGCAGGGGGAGCCCTAGGTGCAGAGCAGATGGGCTGGAGCTGGGCAGACAGCCTCTGGGCCCAACCAGGCAAGAGCCGGTGA